CCCGGTCGAGGCCGTGGCGCGCCAGTTCCGCCCCGAGTTCCTCGACCAGTTCGGCCGGCACCGGGACCTGGCGGCGGCGCGCACCCTTGCCGGCCACCGCCAGCTGCCAGCGCGACCCCGCCTCGGCGCCGTGGCCCGCAGCGTCCACCCGCGCCAGGTCGCCACAGCGCAGGGCCGTGACCTCTGCCAGCCGCAGGCCGGTGGCATAGAGCCAGCGCATCGCGCGGCGCAGGCGGCGTCCCGGCTGGGTGTCCGCATGGCGGCTCAGCATGTCGTCGACGCGGTCCCATTGCGCGATGCTCAGCATGCGGCGCGCACCGAGCGGCACCGGGCGTTGCGCCGGCAGTGCCACCTGCGCGAACGGGTTGGCGAGGGCATAGCCGTGGCTCACCAGGAACTCGAACAGGCTGCGCAGGATGACCAGCGACTGGCGCAGCGCCACCGGCGTGAGCGCACCTTCGAGCGGCCGCCAGCCGGAGGACCAACGCTGGTGGTGCCGGGGTCCGCACCAGGCGGGCGGCGGATTGGCAAGAAAGGCGCGGTAGGCGAACGCGTCCTCCGGCGTGAGCGAGGACAGCGCCTTGCCGCGCTCGAGCACCGCCCACAGCAGCAGCCGCTCCGCCTCCCGGCGGTAGGAACGCTGCGTGGCCGAGAGCACGGCCGTGCCCGCGCCCTTCCCTTTCGCGGCGAGCCAGGCGCCGATCGCCTCGTGATCGTTGGCCGCGCGCAGGCGGCACGCCGCAGTGGGTGCGCGGAAGCAGCCCGCGCGGCCGTCGAGCCCGGCCGGCAGCACGAACTTCTCGTAGGGCACCAGGGCGGTCGCGGCCGGCACCACCGCCGCCAGCACCTCGGCGCTCGCCTGTGCGCGCGGCTGCACCGCGTGCGGACCGACCCGGAGGCCGAGCACCTGCTCGTTGGCATGCAGCCAGTCCAGAATCCGAGCCGCCTTGCGCTCCCCCACGCCGGGCACCTGCACCCACCAGCGTGCGCCGCGTGCGTTGATGCGCTCGACGAGCGCTTCGAGTGTCGCAATGCCCGCGCGCTCGAGCCGTTCCGCCAGTGCCGGATGCAGCCACGCGGCCACGCTGTCGCCGGGCCGGGGGTTCTGCGCGACGAGGTTCTCGAGCCAGCGCAGCGCCTCGAGTTGGCGCGCGATCACGCGCGCCCGACGCGAGGGCTGCGCGCTCGCGCCGCCCTGCCCTGCGCGCGCCTGCGGGTAGGCGGCCTGATAGGCCTCGACCTGCTCCGCTTCGGAGAAGTCCTCGAGCCCGCGCGCCGCGGCGAACTCGGCCAGGCTCGGCAGCGCCGGCGCGGCGCTGAAACGTTCGGGGTCGAGCAGGATCAGCCGCGCGGTGCCGGGCTTGTGCTCGCGCCGCGCCGCGGCGGCGAAGGCATCACGGATCCAGG
This region of Variovorax sp. TBS-050B genomic DNA includes:
- a CDS encoding phage integrase family protein; the protein is MKKPPPRKLHRGHFAFMRALAQGVDERASWERYLRLEGEHVDLRTVRRTIAWIRDAFAAAARREHKPGTARLILLDPERFSAAPALPSLAEFAAARGLEDFSEAEQVEAYQAAYPQARAGQGGASAQPSRRARVIARQLEALRWLENLVAQNPRPGDSVAAWLHPALAERLERAGIATLEALVERINARGARWWVQVPGVGERKAARILDWLHANEQVLGLRVGPHAVQPRAQASAEVLAAVVPAATALVPYEKFVLPAGLDGRAGCFRAPTAACRLRAANDHEAIGAWLAAKGKGAGTAVLSATQRSYRREAERLLLWAVLERGKALSSLTPEDAFAYRAFLANPPPAWCGPRHHQRWSSGWRPLEGALTPVALRQSLVILRSLFEFLVSHGYALANPFAQVALPAQRPVPLGARRMLSIAQWDRVDDMLSRHADTQPGRRLRRAMRWLYATGLRLAEVTALRCGDLARVDAAGHGAEAGSRWQLAVAGKGARRRQVPVPAELVEELGAELARHGLDREVDAASNREIPVLARFDAELRPLSWSASGLYQAIKAFLARAAEGLEESEAQQLRKASTHWLRHSCGAHALQGRDGQPALPLKVVQAQLGHAFAGTTSMYLRAGAGPAEQPPGQGASSGERGEHVRG